The nucleotide window NNNNNNNNNNNNNNNNNNNNNNNNNNNNNNNNNNNNNNNNNNNNNNNNNNNNNNNNNNNNNNNNNNNNNNNNNNNNNNNNNNNNNNNNNNNNNNNNNNNNNNNNNNNNNNNNNNNNNNNNNNNNNNNNNNNNNNNNNNNNNNNNNNNNNNNNNNNNNNNNNNNNNNNNNNNNNNNNNNNNNNNNNNNNNNNNNNNNNNNNNNNNNNNNNNNNNNNNNNNNNNNNNNNNNNNNNNNNNNNNNNNNNNNNNNNNNNNNNNNNNNNNNNNNNNNNNNNNNNNNNNNNNNNNNNNNNNNNNNNNNNNNNNNNNNNNNNNNNNNNNNNNNNNNNNNNNNNNNNNNNNNNNNNNNNNNNNNNNNNNNNNNNNNNNNNNNNNNNNNNNNNNNNNNNNNNNNNNNNNNNNNNNNNNNNNNNNNNNNNNNNNNNNNNNNNNNNNNNNNNNNNNNNNNNNNNNNNNNNNNNNNNNNNNNNNNNNNNNNNNNNNNNNNNNNNNNNNNNNNNNNNNNNNNNNNNNNNNNNNNNNNNNNNNNNNNNNNNNNNNNNNNNNNNNNNNNNNNNNNNNNNNNNNNNNNNNNNNNNNNNNNNNNNNNNNNNNNNNNNNNNNNNNNNNNNNNNNNNNNNNNNNNNNNNNNNNNNNNNNNNNNNNNNNNNNNNNNNNNNNNNNNNNNNNNNNNNNNNNNNNNNNNNNNNNNNNNNNNNNNNNNNNNNNNNNNNNNNNNNNNNNNNNNNNNNNNNNNNNNNNNNNNNNNNNNNNNNNNNNNNNNNNNNNNNNNNNNNNNNNNNNNNNTAAAACACACAAGATATGTTATGGCAAACAACAACTAGTACACATGCAATGCCAACCAATTGACATATGGTCCTTCATAGATATTTTGAATACTATAGATTCTTTTATTTAGTATTTTGATTAATATCTTTTCTATCTAGTGCACACATCTAGAAACCGATTTCACCTATAGATTTCTCTAACATGATTTTTAAAGATACTAAAATAGACATATAATATATACACTTGTAGTTCAACTAAGTGGAAAAAATTAACTAGTCGGTAAATACAAGTCGATTAATCTCGAAAGCTTTATTAAGCAAAAAATATATAAATTAAATCTTAAGAGACAATGCCAAGAAAAGGAAACCAAAAACTTTAAATTAATTGCAATATATGCTTTTAAATTTAATATAACATTTTCAACATCATTTAAAATTATAAATGACAATATTATATGTTAATATAGTTGCATCATTATGTTGTTAACTTTTGTAATATAATTGGGAAATAAAAATGTTTCATATAAATTAACAAGCATCTTGAATGTTGCTATTGCTGACATGGAATTCTCCATCTCTATTGCTTCTTACATATTGCTAGTATGTGTGTGTCGGCTTTTGCATGAATGTCACTACTCTTAACTTACATATTTTTTCAGGTAAACTAAACCTGGTACAATGCGTTCAATAATTAATAATGAAATATAGTACAATTTTCAACCAGAGGCACCCAATCTCAGCTGCACCCAACATAGTGGCGCATTATAGCGTTGCCAATCATGGATCTGTGACAGATAGTGACGAAGCACAAAATAGAGAGATACTAATTTAGGTGATTCGCGGCCGACCATTCACAGTACTACCAGCAACAACAGGAAATTCCGGTTGAGCGAAGATGCAAGATATTAAGTCCGAAAACTAGCGTCAAGTAGATTAGTGGAATCCACGCACAGAAGCAACGGAATCCTCATGGACTAGCAATGAAGACAATATTTGATGTCCCATGACATGGGATGATTTTTGTATTTTACTCAACAAACTAAATTCACCACATACACGCAGACACCTTTGTCTATAATAAAGTGTTCGTAGACACATATCAAAACGGCTTGGACTCTTCCTTAAATAACGTAGAGGTTTATGATTATCTTCCGCAACATAAAAGAAATACAGGATCATGCCTACCCATACATATATGACCATTTCTGTCGCTCATAGTTAATTAATACTAGTCATCTACCTGTACAATTGCACGACCTAGCTATTATAGGGATACATAGTTATGTGGAAAATTATAATTGTCTATAATATGCAAGAGTTTAAATTTCAGATATCATCCTATTCGACAAATGTAATATTGAACAAACAATGATAACAAGTAATAAGCACATGTATTCTAACCTTCATTATACGAAAGAGTACATCTGGATTCCCATTTATATTTTGCAAACTGCCATCACTGATCTCAATGAAGCCTTTATGTCATAGTCAGAAGTTAAACCCCTTTATGAATTTGGGCCCACAAACTATGGTATGAAAAGGGTATGGACTAATTTCATCCATGTGGCAAGATAAACATCTTCCAGACTTATTTGATGGAAATTGTGCCTATATTACATAGGTCAACAAAAGTTGGGAGAAAGATACACTACACATCTACCGCTCAACCAAATTTGAAGTGTGAGAGCTATATGATGAATGGTTATTTTCACTTTTCCAAACATGATGTGTATATGAGTTATATGGTGTTCTAAAAAAAATCAAGTGACTACTGTTTAGGTGCATATGTGTTCCACTTAGTGTTTGATTCCCTTATTCATGGTTATACTACCTTGTCGCGGTCCGTGTATATACTACCAAAACAATAATGCTACTCATGTCATTTTCATAATATATATTTCTTCTTAGAGTGTTAGGCAGTGCTTCGAACTTCACTGAAAATGGTATATTTAGGAAAGTAAAGTTGTACCTAAACCCTTGTCCAGTTTCCCGATGGAACCATTTCCGGCCGTTCGATCTAATCTGTGCACCATGTTTCTGTTTTGTGGGCTGGCTGTCCTAAGGAGACGCTACTTCGATGGACGAAACACAATATGCTGATTGATCGGACTATTGGGCTTAATGGACGGACCCATTAGGCAGCGAGGAATGACGATCATTTGCGTGGTTTCTTCGTGTGAGCATGCGAAGGTGACGGTTTGACCGACTTCCCTGACCTATTATCCCCCATCTAAGGCGATGACAACACCAACAACTGGAACCGCGTGACGATCTCCTCTGGACCTCTACACCACGCCACATGGAAACTGAAGCCTCCCGTCTCCGTTGAAGAAAACTCTTCGCTCGACACAGTTGTCACTCGATAGAGGAATGGATTGATGCTAGATGGGTTCTAGCCGCAAGAGTCGAGTGTGTGGGGAGTGAGGGAGACGGGACTCACCCACTAGCTGCGGGCTACGGTGTAGGGGGCGCACCTGCAGCATGGCAGCCCAAGTTGACGCCCATGGAGCGCGTCGAGCAGTTGTGTCTCTCTTTCTCCTCAGCTCTGATCTAACTACCCATGGTGGTAGTTTCCATCGCCTTTGCGCTACCCATGGTTGGTTGGTTAGTCCCATGTGTTCTATGAGCACGATACATTCCTTGATCGCTGGTACGGCTTAGGACTCCGTTCATGGAATCGATGGCAATGTTTAGTGGACATGTAATTGAGATTGGGAATTTTTGTTTTCGAAGAAGACAAAATTTCAGCATGGGTTGTGTTGTTAACCGGCTTAAAAACCATACGGAACCAGCGGATGTGAAGTTACTTTATTTTTCCAGGAGGCACTGTTTGGCTCTCGGCAATCACCTTGCCGAGTGTCCGTGCCCTGGCTCTCAGCAAATTCCTACTTGCCTGAGAGGTGTACGTTGGGTGGCCTTTGCCGAGTGCAACTCTCGGCAAAGGCTTTGCTGGCAGTTATTGGCCCTTTGCCTAGTGTCCGTGACACTTGCCGCATAGGGCGATTCTAGTAGTGCCGCGCATAAGCAGCAATACCACCATAAATGGTGTGTAGTGGCAACCGCCGTGCACGCGCGTGGCCCTGGTCATGGGCAGGGCAGAGCACCGCTCCATTGATGTAGCCCCACTTGAACTCGGGCGAAATCTACACATGGTGCAGTATGATGTGCTCATTTGACTGTCACACACGCGACTGTTCTCTAGGTATCATCTCACTGTGTTGGATGCTTCTCTAACTTCATATCCGACAGACCGACGAACCAAGGCTCACTGAGCTGAAACACCTCGAGAATGCATGCATGCGCCTAACGCCAACAGCTGCCCACTTGGTTCTCTGCTCTGCTCTTCTCTTCCCCGGGTAGAGCAGTGCAGAATAGCGACGGCTAACGGCTGCTCGAACAGATTCAATCAATCATGCCCAAACAACCCTCCGTACGTACTCACTGCCATTATGTTTACATATTCTTCAGCTTACCATATGCAAAAAAAAAAACTCTTGAGCCTTTTGTCTGTCACAAAAGATCATTACTACCAACGATATATGATACAACAATACTCGTCTTTGCCTCATATATGACAACACAATATTTGACCCTTTGATTGGCTCCACTACCATCAATGGCCTGCACTGCATTCACGTATGCAATTTAATGTAACCAAGCTGAGCAGCAGGATGAAGACCTATCAACAGCGCCGGTTAGCTAGTCTCCCTCGCACCTGCATGATTTAAACTGGATGAGATACTGTATGTGACTATGCATGCATACAGTTGAGTTGGGTCTAACCGTATCAAGATTTTCCACTATCATCAAGTATATATTAGTGGAGTGGAGCAAATCAATTAATTGTCCAAATCATGACTTGCCATTTGATGATATGAATAACAAACTAAGCAATAATTACATCACAGCCAGCCAATACACAATATCAGCACATTGATAATAGGTTTATCGATCAGCTTTGTTTCTTTCCAAGTAATCTAACACAATCACCAAGTGATTAAATGATTTCCGAATAGCATCATTAAATGTATGTGTGTGAGTTAGccatttcacatattatatttgATTTGTTATTTCCAAAGGATGGAGATAACGCATTGAGTGACAACACACGCAAAGAAAAGGATGCTATAAGCTCTTCAATCTAGCAAACCAACAATCAAGTGGTGATGGTATTCCTATAAAAATATTGGTGATGTCTTACGCTTGTCTATCTAGGTATATTAAATGAGAACATATACTAAACAGTACGGCTATAATCACCTATCTAGCATAGGTATTCAAGCATCCCCGATTAAAGCACAACATAACTGGGCTACTGCTACAATACGAGGACTAGGGATGAATAATCACCTGGAGCATAGAAACACCTGAAAGAATGACAGTAAGTATGTGTATTGGAGGCTTTAGAAAGCTTCCTAGATTGCATCGACTTAAGCTGAACCACATAGACACTGCCTTCCACATATAAACATATCATGTCTGTATCCTCAACATATCCTCGTATAAATTCCAATGATGCCTTCTCTCCTTCAACCTGGCGAGGGAGCCCTAGAATTTTATGCATTTCAATGGTCTTCCACTGCACCCAGGAGGCAACACCATGGCAATTGACCTTCCTCTCCCACATTTGAATGCTCTGATCACTGTCAGACAGCATCGCGAGACCAACCATTCCATCATCTGCCTGGATGATCTGATGGCTGTGGCAACGATACATATCGGAAGGCCCCTCGAGCACATCAAAGTTCTGCTGTTCCAAATCAAACCCAAGTATACCCTCCTTCGTGTATGGATACGACCAGTAAAGGACATTACCAACAAGGGTGCTAATACAAGTGCCATAACAATGTCGGTATGGAACCTCTGCTGAGATGAGACCGCCCCATGTGTCGGTCTCGGAGGAATAAACAGAGGCGAGTGGTCGACCATCGTTACGGCGCATAAGCAGCAACACCACCTTAAATGGTGTGGAGTAGCAATTGCCATGCACATGGCCCTGGTCACGCGCAGCGCAGAGCACCGCCCCATTGATATAGCCCGAGTTGAACTCTTGCGGAACCGGCACATGGCGCTGACCGCCGGAGATGGGGTCCCACACGAGGACCTCTGTGTGCACCCGGTTCAAGATGAGGATGCGGCCGTGGCGGCACCCCAGCAGTCGAACCCACAAGTCGCGGTTTGGCAGGTCAAGGCTCGCTGGAGGGATGCGATCAGGAGCGGCCGGGACAGCAGTGAACTCGAGCTGATCATGGCACTTGAAAACGCCGAGGAGGGGAGGCTCCCGGTGGTGCGTGCAGAAGCGGCGAAAGAATCCAGTGTCGATGAGGAGGTCTCGCCAACGCTTGCAGACGGCGGAGGCACGCGGGAGGGAGGACGGCTGGggcgggaggcggaggaggaTCTCCGTGAGCATGTCCTCGTTTTCAAGGGGAGAGGTGCCGCAGCGGTGGATCATTGCTCGCTGGCGTTCGTCCACGCGGGGCGTCGATCTACAGGGGTCTGAGGCGTCGATCTACTGGGGTTTTGAGGCAGAGGCGGACGCATGGGGGACGGGCAGATCGAAGCGCCCTGCCAACTAGGCCCAGTTCGTTCGGCCCCTGGGCGGGTAAGGAAGAGGCCATCACGAAACATGGCCCATCAGTCGATCTTCTACTCAAATCTAAAACAAAAAAGAGTTGATCTTTCTACTCTCACAAAATACCAAATCCATtcctaaaaaaaattaaaataatcCAGTTGGCACTTGGCCCGATTTATCTCCACGCTCGGACAACCTGTGCAGGCCAACAAATACTTTTGGGACACTAGTCAGTCACTATGACATTCATCCATCTCTCTTCTTCTATAAAATGCCTTATGTTTCTATACAAAATTATAATAAGGCCAATTCGCGTTGTTGATGTATGATCCGGCTTGAAAGTCTGAACTCTGAACCATGGTGCTGGATCACTGAATAAATTTTGTGTGTGTCCTCCTGAGCATGCATTTCCTTGGTTGCATCCGGGTAGGCGAATGCCAAATCAGTCAGTTGATCATCTCAATCCACAAAACACTGTACTACGCGTATAAGCATACAAACCATCTGCTATTCTATAAGCATACAAACCATCTGCTACAACTGAAAGTGAATCATGCCCAAACACCTACCATAACAGCAAACTCTGCTCTACTCATGGAAGCCAAAGAGTCTCTTCTCATGGAGGTTGCTGGCAGAGATTCAAGGATTTATATACCACAGATAGTCTCCATACACCCTTCCGATTTTTTTCTTCAGATTCTTCATGTTACAGAAAGTGAACTATCAATAATACAGCAAATACTCTGTaccatcactagtagaaaaggggtcaaacgtgaagcacattagtgccggtttgtatttgagccggcactaatgtatacattaatGCCGGTTCCGACGGCTAGCCGgaccgctttcattagtaccggttcgtggcgaacctttagcaccggttcgtgccacgaaccggtactaatgagagtggtggcaggatgttgtcagaatggggcccctccagcccctttagtaccggttcttggaacaaaccggtactaaaggtcgtcctacataaacccttcgtccacccgagctcgctctgttcttcccctttcccctctcctctctgttcttcccctcttcctctcgagctcatcacacattttgcccaaaatttgtcaagatttgaaggcccccgtccattcaaatgatcacaaaggttagcaactttgtcctttcatctctcattgctagattagcttttgcaatgctttatatagtgattaatttgtgagtttagtaatttgggaggatatatatatgtgctagtatttgatttatatgcaatttgaggtcaaaaataacacttagtttgcatatgtaggtgtggtttacttagtgccttctaaatctccatcgtagccaccgtcgatcgcccgcaccgtcccgtcgccggcaccaccttgtggtgagcctcttgttcatgaaattttatataaaaattgatgtttgtgtgatttggatatatagttactcgtataattatcttacccgtatgttgtttgttatacatatagtgccatgattttgatatccgtccccgtcggccctagtccttgttatgattcggatgtggtatgtatattctcttttaaaactagttgcatttcgtgtttatgacaaattatgcccatcaagttgacatagaaattttttctaggaggtatgtgaaccggaaattccaaccgaccctattgccgagaggttaaatttagttgaaagagaaaacgagtacttgaaagaaaaattaaaaagaattgagggggagaagatggaattggagttgcatgttgccgatgtcgtcgatgatcacaagatcaagatggagaaaatgcacttgaagattagaaagattagaaaatatgccatcgatagtgaggcttggtatcattatgctgttggatccattgttaccttagttgcgatcttgatcgtatttgttgttgcatttaaatgctttagctagagagttatttgtttgttgcatttaagtgttgtatgaacttgtattaatttggtctattcggtgttgtgtaatgaagatgagccggcaatggatgtacgatgaccgatgctctccccagttcgttgagggcgtgcatacttttctgcttgcggctgaggcaaacaagcgggcggatagttttatgccttgtccatgtgctcactgtaagaatggtcacaattactctacgtcaagaaccattcacgtccacctgtttaagtccggtttcatgccccattataatgtttggaccaagcacggagaaagaggggttacaTCAGGAAGTTgcatcgacaacgtctacagaaggaggcgagctcgagctcgagcaaacaacaagcagctgtcaaaaaatgcggaaaaaccgttgcccagctgggaaaacaggcggtgcaatcgatccccccgcttgttgtgccgccaacaacacgtgacagtacgcgcgtcCAATATTATtatggccaaacagtttacgttcccgaggtgggcgatgtggtaataacccaggagcatataatgcaggctgaagaactgaagatcactgttggacaactcctcgagatcgaggacatgcctctGATTACAGAGGAgaaaataaaacggaaatatgtccggggccaacctttggtcaagccagaagatgtcaacaagctcccaacgagaatgtatgaattgcatcaatggtacatggacattaccaagagatccgatcgagagtccctcatggtgtatgtcaagaaggatgattactaccatgggaaagctgtggccgttgagtattctgaactgtttcagttatacaatcaagacgcactcgacaaatcgattgtcagttgctattgtctgtaagtgatttctttctgtaatttaagtctcaagctagctgtagtgatccttttgatcaatcattacctgtaattatcctcactatattcttttctgtggtattatgcaggatgaagatgtatgaaatgagaaaaggtggacgctatggcattgggttcattgacccaaacaccattaatgaatacacatggaaaataaacaagcatcatgaaaagaggtagaggacagcatgctagagttcttgaagcgcctcaaatacaatgaagatatactacttccttacaacttccagtgagtcacactttcttgtactacaaattctctgtttttgcctactagctagctacatgtttttgcctactagctagctacatgtttttgcttacatatgcccgcttaattaagacatgcaaatgtgtgtgcatgcagatttcactggatcttgtgtatcattaaagttgacgccggaacagttgaaatactggactcgctactcaaagcaaatagtgactataacatcttgtttgggatagtcaacaggtaatttcaatcattattaactatatatctcggcctatttagttcgtcatttcatgatatgaactatttaatgacccctttattcattttctttgtcggggggcagggcttgggcaaggttcatcagcgtcacggaaggcgaatggaaaccacaTCTGAAATGGTTTCGagccaaggtaagtaattaagtagtactagctagctagctagctgccatctctttaattatcatgcttgattaattattatctgatcaaattaaattccattctcgtaataaaggccctgaagcaggcgcaggggactgatctgtgtgcattctgcgtttgcgagaacattcgcatgatggcatccgaaaggagcagatctcaaagacaggaatgggtacgcttgtcagaacactattcacaatttttacaccattatcgatatctagtcacacaactaatacacatgcatattgatctccttcttaacagttcaaagaggtgcgggacaagctcctagaaacggagcacgtagaagcacttcaagaggaaatagcgggatttttgctcgaccatgtcataaatccgaagggagaatactattacccgctaccgcccccatcgaccaggacatgaaccacttccaattgtcatcgtgctccgaaggcaccaatcaggctaatgccactggctccgaaggcaacatgcatatgtaggagaaattgtatatagctatacatgtgtgtatgtgtgaattaatatggtggtttgtgagacatgattgatgatatatatatgattggttctactacaaattatatatatatatatatatatatatatatatatatatgcataacgtgtacaatgtgtagtaccgtaaaataccagcaaacgaaaaagaattaaaatggaaaacacaaaattaaatgaaaaagaaatcataaaaccaaaaatcccccaaacattttagtaccggttggtgttaccaaccggtactaaagggctcccggcccccggagctggctcgtgccacgtggttgccctttagcaccggttcgtgctgaaccggtattaaaggggggggggctttagtgccgaaattttagtgccggttacctaaccgacactaaagggcctttcgaaccggtgctattgcccggttctgcactagtgcatCCCCATGCAGCTACAATATTGCTCGTTTTTGTGGTTTGTTTGTGCAGGCGATGAGCGACGAAACGAAAGAATTGACGTTGTGGTTTTTGTCTTGTGCGACGCGAGGACCGACGTTGTTGTACGTACGAAACCAAACGTAACCATGCATGGCTTGTAACCAGGAGAAGGCGCAGTCCTTGCTCAACCGCTTCACCACGATGAAAATGAAGCAGCAGGAGAAGCGCAAGCCCCGCGAGCGCCGGCCGTACCTCGCCTCCCAGTGCCgggacctcgccgccgccgaccgcTGGCGTGGCGAGGTCCTGCGCGAGATGGGCGTCAAGTTGGCCGAGATCCAGAACGAGGGCCTCGGAGAGCACCACCTCCGAGTCCTCAACGAAGAGATCAACAAGCTCCTCTGCGAGCGCAGCCACTGGGAGCACCGCATGCTCGAGCTCGGAGGCCGCGACTACTCTCGGAGCGCCCTGATGACCGACCTCGACGGCAACATCGTCGCCATCCCCAACCCCTCAGGGCGGGACCCGGGCTACCGCTACTTTGGCGCTGCCAAAAAGCTCTCGGGCGTTCGTGAGCTATTTGACAAGCCACCTGAGGTCCGCAAGCGCCGCACCCGCTACGGGATCCACAGGGACATGGAGAAACAAGATTTCTTCGGATAGAAATCACAAATACTCTCTACCATCCCCATGCAGGTACAATATTGCTCAATAATACAAGACATGGCAACTAAAAATAAAGAAGAAAAACTTGTGGACTAAACTTCGGATTCATGTTGTAGCATCAGTTTGGCCTTTGGCTCCATTGCCATGAAGGTCTTGCACTGCACTCATGCATGCAATTCGAGGATCTCCATTTGTCCAGCTTATCACATTGCTAATATAAATTCGGGTTGCAGCAACACTTCACTTTGTTCATATCTCTATTGTCAAGGCCTGCACTTCATTCATGCAAGTTGATTTGATCTATGTAATTGTTGAGAATCTTACATCCCTTGAATAGCAGAGGTCTTGGTGACTTGGCTAAGCATAAACACATTTCAGATTGTCTTAGGGATTATGCTCTCGACTTTGTGGCAATCTCTGAGTGTGGAAAGCGTGACATCCCAACACGTGTTCTTGACCATTTTTCATGTGGCAAAGATTACGATGGCATATTCTGCCGCCTTCTGGGAGGTCTGGAGGTATTCTGTTAGGTATACACTACACTTACTTGGAACTTTTTTCTACTTGGAAGGGGGAGTATCATATCAAATTCCACCTTAGAAATAAGTCTGATAATTTCGTTTGGAGTTGGTTTGCTGTTTATGGCGCCGCTCAAGATGAGTTTAAAGCGGACTTTCTCAAAGAACTTGTCAATACCTGCCGAGAAAATCCTCACCCAATTTTACTCGAGGGGATTTCAATATTCTCCGATATCAGCAGGACAAAAACAATGATAGGTTCGACAGTAGATGGCCGTTTCTTTTTAATGTTGTTATCGACAGTCTCGATTTGCGGTAACTTTTTCTTTCTGGGCACCAATTTACCTGGGCCAATAATAGATCCATCCCAACTTTTGAAAAACTTGACCGGGTGCTAGTTACCACCGACTGGGAATTTAAATACCCACTAGCATTAGTGCAGGCTCTGGAGAGAATTGAGGCCTTATCGGATCATGCTCCATTGTTTACTGATTTTGGTCAAGCCGCTCCCAGTATGAACTGCCatcagttcaaatttgaactgggATGGCTCACTAGAGAGGGTTTTCATGAGTTGGTAAAAAAGGTGTGGCAGCGCCAAACTCGTGGTGACACACCAATTCAACGATGGAACAACCGTATTCGTGCGTTGCGCCAATTCCTTCGCGGTTGGGCCAAACACACCGCAGGGATTTATAAAAAAGAGAAGTTGCAGCTCTCTACCTTAATTGACTCCTTAGATAAGATCGCGGAGGTGAGGCTTCTTTCTGTTACGGAGATTGAGCAAAAAAGTCATCTCAATGAGCAGCTAGCCCGTCTCTTACGCGAGGAGGAAATTAAATGGTACCAAAGGTGTAAGAGTGACTCGCTGGTACTTGGGGATGATAATACGAAATACTTTCAAATGTTAGCCAATGGCAGACACAGAAAGAAACGAATCTTCGTTCTTGATCAGGAGGAGGGTCGAATTGAGGGGGACGCCTCTCTAAAGAACTTTATTACCAAGTACTATAAAGATTTGTTTGGTCCATCTTTGAAAACTTCGCTTGAGATGGATCAGACTATTTGCCATGACATTCAGCAAGTTTCCGTTGCGAAAAATGAATTCCTAACCTCTCCTTTCTCTGAGGAGGAAATTCGGACTACGGTATTTCAAATGGAACATAACAAATCTCCGGGCCCGGATGGTTTTCCGGTGGAGTTCTATCAATATTTTTGGGATATGTTAAAATCTGACTTGGTTCAGTTGTTCAATGAACTGCATGCTCAGAGACTCGACATTTCCCGTCTTAATTTTGGGGAAATTATTCTTTTACCCAAGATGAAAGATGCTAGTCAGAATCAACAATACAGACTGATTTGCTTATTAAATGTAAGTTTTAAAATCTTCACTAAAGTCGAGACTAACCGGCTGAACGGGGTGGCAAACCATGTAGTCAAACCAACCCAAACAGCTTTCATGCAAGGATGGAACATTTTGGACGGTGTTGCTGTCCTACATGAAACTGTCCATGAGCTTCATCATAAATAGTTGAACGGTG belongs to Triticum urartu cultivar G1812 chromosome 7, Tu2.1, whole genome shotgun sequence and includes:
- the LOC125519649 gene encoding pre-mRNA-splicing factor ISY1 homolog, with translation MACNQEKAQSLLNRFTTMKMKQQEKRKPRERRPYLASQCRDLAAADRWRGEVLREMGVKLAEIQNEGLGEHHLRVLNEEINKLLCERSHWEHRMLELGGRDYSRSALMTDLDGNIVAIPNPSGRDPGYRYFGAAKKLSGVRELFDKPPEVRKRRTRYGIHRDMEKQDFFG